The following coding sequences are from one Paenibacillus sp. FSL R5-0912 window:
- a CDS encoding carbohydrate ABC transporter permease codes for MTKRTKGDRLLDIFVYLFLITLGVMMLLPLVNVLSKSVSEEWAITSGKVGILPVGFQLDTLREVISSSMFIRAFSVSVGVTVVGTLISILMTALTAYPLSKRNLPGISFFMVLFIFTMLFSGGLIPNYLLMRQLHLINNLWVLILPGMISVFNMLVIKSYYESLPEALEESARIDGAKTYTILFRIILPLSMPVIATIALFYAVGYWNDYFGPMIYINDTALKTLQLYLQDVVMDASAANAVNKSVDDLMNMSPEGIRAATVVASTVPILFVYPFLQKYFIKGVLIGSVKG; via the coding sequence ATGACCAAACGAACCAAAGGCGACAGGCTGCTCGATATTTTTGTCTACCTGTTCCTGATTACGCTCGGAGTGATGATGCTGCTGCCGCTGGTTAACGTATTATCGAAATCGGTCAGTGAAGAATGGGCGATTACTTCGGGGAAAGTAGGCATTCTGCCGGTAGGCTTCCAGCTCGACACCTTGCGGGAGGTTATCTCTTCCTCAATGTTCATCCGGGCGTTCAGCGTATCCGTAGGCGTCACGGTAGTGGGGACCCTGATCTCCATCTTAATGACAGCACTGACGGCCTATCCGTTATCCAAACGGAATCTGCCGGGCATCTCCTTCTTCATGGTGCTGTTCATCTTCACGATGCTGTTCAGCGGCGGGCTTATTCCCAATTATCTGCTAATGCGCCAGCTGCATCTGATCAATAATCTGTGGGTGCTTATCCTGCCCGGAATGATCAGTGTGTTCAACATGCTGGTAATCAAAAGCTACTACGAGAGTCTTCCCGAAGCCCTGGAGGAGTCCGCGCGGATCGACGGGGCCAAGACGTACACGATTCTATTCCGGATTATTCTGCCGCTCAGTATGCCGGTGATTGCCACGATCGCGCTTTTCTATGCCGTCGGGTACTGGAATGATTACTTCGGGCCAATGATCTACATCAACGATACCGCGCTTAAGACCCTGCAGCTCTATTTGCAGGATGTGGTGATGGATGCCAGTGCCGCCAATGCCGTCAATAAAAGTGTGGATGACCTGATGAACATGTCACCGGAAGGCATACGTGCGGCAACGGTGGTCGCTTCGACGGTCCCGATTCTGTTCGTATACCCGTTCCTGCAGAAGTATTTCATCAAAGGCGTGCTGATTGGCTCGGTTAAAGGCTGA
- a CDS encoding ABC transporter permease, which translates to MKLGGSVTDLNRKSKLQATRIRSASKWRLAWRNRDYYVLLIPGLLFLLLFKYTPLYGVLIAFQDFNIFEGIRGSEWVGLEQFHKLIQSDEFGRVFMNTLLISVYKIVLLFPVPIFIALVLNEVRLMFFKRTIQTIIYLPHFLSWVIISGLFVTILSTSGGLVNTIIQWFGGEPVSFFVSNDYFRSVVVFTAGWKESGWNAIVFIAAIAGIDQEQYEAAAIDGAGRIRRMLHISLPGILPTVVLMFILRLGSVLDAGTEQILTMYNPVVYETADVIGTFVYRIGLGKMDYSFSTAVGLFNSVVGFILIVSGNYISRKLLNRGIW; encoded by the coding sequence ATGAAATTGGGTGGGAGTGTCACGGATTTGAACCGGAAGAGCAAACTTCAGGCAACCAGAATCAGGTCCGCCAGCAAGTGGAGGCTCGCCTGGAGAAACAGGGATTATTATGTGCTGCTGATACCCGGTCTGCTGTTTCTGCTGCTCTTCAAATATACACCGCTGTACGGGGTGCTGATCGCCTTTCAGGATTTCAACATTTTCGAGGGCATCAGAGGCAGTGAATGGGTAGGGCTGGAGCAATTCCATAAGCTTATCCAATCGGACGAATTCGGAAGGGTATTCATGAATACGCTGCTTATCAGTGTCTACAAAATTGTCCTGCTGTTCCCGGTGCCAATCTTCATTGCGCTGGTGCTGAACGAGGTCAGGCTGATGTTCTTCAAACGGACGATCCAGACGATTATTTATCTCCCGCATTTTCTGTCCTGGGTGATTATTTCCGGGTTGTTCGTCACCATACTCTCCACCTCGGGCGGACTGGTCAATACTATCATTCAATGGTTCGGCGGAGAACCGGTGAGCTTTTTTGTCAGCAATGATTATTTCCGCAGTGTGGTTGTCTTTACGGCCGGCTGGAAGGAATCAGGGTGGAACGCGATCGTCTTCATTGCCGCTATTGCCGGAATCGATCAGGAGCAATACGAGGCGGCTGCCATTGACGGGGCGGGGCGAATCCGCAGAATGCTGCATATCTCACTGCCGGGTATTCTGCCGACTGTGGTGCTGATGTTCATTCTCCGGCTGGGCTCGGTGCTTGATGCGGGAACGGAGCAGATTCTGACCATGTACAATCCGGTAGTCTATGAGACAGCAGATGTGATCGGCACCTTCGTCTATCGCATCGGGCTGGGTAAAATGGATTACAGCTTCAGCACCGCGGTTGGCCTGTTCAACTCGGTGGTAGGCTTCATCCTCATCGTTTCGGGAAATTATATCAGCCGGAAGCTGCTGAACCGCGGAATCTGGTAG